A window of Roseiflexus castenholzii DSM 13941 genomic DNA:
CAGGCTGACCTTGCCGTCACCGAGAGGACGGTTCTCAATCCGATACTCCTGACGCCGCACCCGTTCAATCGGCTCGGCAGACGTCACAATGATACGATGACGATATGCATTCTCGGCGCCAAATGGACCGCCGGTTTCAAACCGCCCCTGCACACGCACAAAACCGTACACCGCATCACCGGGGCGGTGCAACTCAGTCGTCACCTCGCGCGGGAATCCTTCGAGCCAGATCGGATCGCCGAGCGGTTGTGCATCCAGTCCGTTATCGAGCGTGCTGATACCCAGCGCCAGCACCTGGCGTCCATCGCGTTCCAGATAGGCGCCCGATACAGTAACGTCTTTTCCATTGAACTGCTGAGGGCGATCCAGAAGATCGGGCACATAGAGCGATGACTCGGCGCAGGCAGCCAGCGCCGCACTCGCAGCGACGATCACCACCAGCCACGCAACGCGCTGCATACGATATCTCATCTGAATCCCTTATTCTGTGTGTTCGCACATGCTGCTCTTCAGGAAACCATGTGGCAGATGGCATTATAGAAGTCGGGGCACAAGTTGTCAAAGCCGGTGTAATCCACATGTCATCCTGCGCAGCCAGAAGCCGTTGACCCTGGTAATGGCATACTCGTATAATGAACAGCAGGAGTGAATAGGGGGTATGCACTATGTCGGTTCTCTTTGTGGCGCTTGGAATCATGGTGCTGGCACTGCTTGCGCTGCTGCTCTGGTTTGTGCCGCATCTCCTCCATCAGCAATCGGCGCGGGTCGCCAATGAGACCGCTCAACTGCGTGAAATGCTGCTCGACCTGCTCAACGAACAGGAAGCCGTTGCTATGCGTCAGGCACAACTCGGCGCATCGCTCTCGACGCTCCAAGGGCGGCTCGAAGCGCTGGCGCAGAATGGGAGCGTTTCCCGAACTTCACCCGATCTGGTATCCACAATCGACCAACTAGAAGAGCGTCTGAGCGACCTTCAGCGCCAGATCCAATCCTGGCTCGACGGGCGACAGCACGGCTTGCAGGCGCGTGATCGTCAGGACAACGAGGCCTGGGCAAATCTGATGGGGTTGCTGGCAGCGATCCAGGATCGCCTGGGGGCGCTGTCGCGCGACCGCGCCAACGCTATGGCAGCCTTGCAAGCCAGTCAGTTGCTCGACGATCTCGAGCGAGAGATGCAACATTTGCGCGCCATTTCGGAAGATATTGCCACGCTTCAGAACCGATTGCGTCGGTCGTTGAGCGAGCGCGAACAGCACTTGACCCTGGCGCGTACCCGCTTGACCGATACCATCACCATGCGTGGCGCATAATTCCAGATATCAGGACTAGATTCCTGATGATCAACCGTTGAGAAGATGGTACGATAGACCTATGAGCATGATTGTCATCGACAACCAGACGGTGCATTACGAAGTGTTTGGGCGCGGACGTCCCGTCCTCTTTCTGCACGGCTGGATGGGGAGCTGGCGCTACTGGTATCCGACGATTGAACAGGTCGAAAAGCAATACCGCGCGTATTCGTTCGATTTTTGGGGGTTTGGCGAGTCGCGCCGCAAAAGCACGACGGAGAGCATTGGCAATTATAGTCGTCAGGTCATCCGCTTTCTCGATGCATTGGGAATCGATAAAGTCATGCTGGTTGGGCATTCGATGGGCGGCATGGTGGCGCTCAAAACAGCGCTCGATGCTCCCACGCGCATTGCCAAAGTTGTGACGGTAGGAGCGCCAATCGTCGGCGACTCGCTCTCATGGTTTCTCAAGTTGATGTATTACCGACCCATTGCCAATACATTTGCAAACGCACCCTGGCTGCGCCGTTTCCTCTTCCGCCATTTCCTGGGGGAAACGAGCGATCCGGCGGTTCAAGAAATCCTGGACGATAGCCTGAAATCGTCCGCCGTTACGCTTCAGCGCTCCATCGCTTCGATGCTGCACACCGATCTGCGCCCAGAGATTGGGCGGTTGGCGGTTCCGGCATTGATCGTCCACGGCGGACGCGATGAGATCGTCAATCCCAATCAGGCGGATCTGTTCCATCATGTGCCGCCGGCGCAAGTCGTGGTGATGCCGAAGAGTCGTCACTTCCCATTTCTTGACGAGCCGGATCAGTTCAATACGTTGCTTTTGGGTTTCCTGGGGCATGATTCCTCTTCTTCCTTTCGCTCTTCCTTTCGGCAGCCCGTGATAAACGCATCATTCCCCGCGCACAAGCCTGCCATCGATTGATTGCGCTCCCCGCACAAAAGACTGCCGATAGCATGTTCGGTGTTGAGCGCGATCAGCGGAACGACACCGGGGACCGCCCCTCCCTGACATTCCCTCTCGCCGTGGTTCTCCATTCGTGCTATAATCGACAGGCATGGTTTCCGCTCGAACGCAACAGGTCCTATGCCGCTTTACGAGTATCAGTGCAGTGACTGCGCGCGCGAGTTCGATGCGCTCCGCCCCATCCATCGCGCCGACGAGATTATCGACTGCCCGGCATGCGGCAGCCGTCGGGTGCAGCGCAAGATCTCCATCATTGCGCTCAAGATCGACGCTGCATCGCCTCGTTCAGGCGGTGCGTGTTGCGGCGGAAGTTGCGGCTGCGCCTCGCGCAGCGATACAACTGATTGAAAAGCGCCAGAGGATATCTATGAAAGTCATTATCCCTACTGCCGGGCTTGGGACGCGCCTGCGCCCACATACGTACAGTAAACCCAAGCCGCTGGTGTCGGTTGCCGGAAAGCCGGTCCTCGGTCATATTCTCGATACGCTGACCCGATTTCCAATCGACGAGATGATCTTCATCACCGGCTATCTGGGCAATCAAATTGCCGATTATGTCACATCAAATTATAAAATCCCGGCGCGCTTCATCGAACAAACGGAACTGAAAGGTCAGGCGCATGCCGTCTATCTGGCGCGTGAAGTTGTCGATGGTCCCACGCTCATCCTGTTCGTGGATACGATTTTCGAGGCAGACCTGAGTTGTCTGACCGAACAGGATATCGATGGCGCCATTTTCTGCAAGGAGGTGGACGATCCGCGGCGGTTCGGCGTGGCGTTTACCAAAGATGGATTCATCACCCGGCTCGTGGAAAAACCGGTGACCGATGAGTCGAAACTGGCGATGATCGGGCTGTATTACATCCGCGACATTCAGTGGTTGATGCGCGCAATCGAAGTGCTCATGCTGCGCAATATTCAAACGAAAGGCGAGTACTTCCTGACTGATGCCCTGCAATTGATGGTCGAGAATGGCGCCCGTTTCACTGCGCCGACGGTCGATGTCTGGGAAGACTGCGGGAAACCAGAGACGGTATTGCAAACGAATCGGTATCTGCTCGATCACGGTCGGGATCATGTCGATGCTTCTCGATTGGATGGTTCGATCATTATTCCGCCTGTCTATATCGACGATACGGCGCGCGTGATCAACTCGATCATCGGTCCGTATGTGTCGATAGCGGCGGGGGCGATTGTCAAAGACTCGATCATTCGCGATTCGATCATCAATCGCGATGCGCAGATCGTCTCCGCTACACTGCAATCGAGTCTGATTGGTGATCACGCAGTGGTTCTGGGCGATTTTCGCGAGCTCAATGTGGGAGATTCTTCCGAAATCCGGTATGGACGCCCTGCACATTGAAGAGAATTGAAGGTGCTGTATGCTGCACTTCCCGAGTCCCGTCGGCGATGGCGCCGTGGGCATGGCCGGTGAGGGCCAGCGGAAGGCATTCCAGTATGGTCTGCGACCGCCGTTGCTGCGCCTGAGCAACCGCGACAACTGGGACGCCTCATGGGGTGAGCAGGAGTTGATCCAGCGCATGGCAGCGCTGGCGCACACTGCCGGGTTGCCGTTTTCTCGCACCCTGATTGTCGCCTACTATGTGTCGCTGAAAACCAATCCGTTTGTTGTGCTGACCGGCATTGAGGGCGCCGGTAAGACCGAGTTGGCGACGTTGTTCGCCGAGACGCTCCTTGGTCACGGAAGTCCGCAGTATGCGTTGATCAACGGTGATTCGTCCTGGCTCGGAGCAACGGGTGATCAGCGTTCGTTTCGTTCCCTGTTCGATCATTTCACCTCACTCCGCTTCCTCGAACTGTTGCAGGAAGCCGCCGATCCGGGCAGCGCCGGCAAAGTGTTCGTGGTATGCTTCGATGGCATGCATCCGGCAGAGGTGAATTACTATTTTACGACACTGCTGAGCGTTGATGAAGAAGGTCGCACACGCCTGCGTCTCCCCGGCGTTTCTGAGGATGAGCGCCCGATTGTACCGGCAAACGTCTCGATTACGGCGACCGTCAATACTGCCGAAGGCGTTGGAGTGCTGAGCGCCGACGTGCTGCGGCGCGCTGGGGTCATTGCCTTCCGCGCCAGGAGGTCCACCCAGGTATTCTGGCATCCGCCGACGCCGGCGCCGGTTGGCTTGCAACGTTTGTGGTTGCGCGCCGGTCGGCGTGATGCTGCCGCAGCCCGTGAGCATCTGTTCCAGATCATTGGTTCCACGCAGTGGAATCGGATGGGATGCTCTGAGCCACTGGCTGTGGCGCTCAGGCGCGCAGGCATGGCGCTCACGCCGCGCTTGCGCCAGGACGTGATGCTCTACGTCGCCAACAGTTTCGACGCCGAAGGGCGCGGGCTGTTCGACCCGGACGATGTGCTACGAAATACGCAGATCGCCTTCGATCATCAGGTCGCGCAGCGCTTGATCTGGCGTCTCCACGATGTTCCCGACCCCATGCTCACGTATCTGATGAGCGATCCTGACCGGCTGCCTCCGCTGGCATGGGCAGGGTAACGCCCCCTTCGTGAGCGGACGAGGTTTTTTTGCGTGAGCGCCGCCGCGACGGTGCAGCGCCATCACGGGCGATCACGCGTTCGATGGCGGCATCTTCGAGCGCAAGGGCAGCGGCATATTCATCGATCTGCACGCTGCGTCGTTGCCGAAGCGCAAGGATGGCCACGTGCCGAATATCGTCGATTGTGGCCGTCAGGCGAAAATCAGCAGCAGCGCGCGCCCGCGCCGCTTCGAACAACGCAATCTCTGCGCGATGCGAAGGAATGGCAAGCCGCTGGATGCAGTCGATGGCAAACCGCTCGGCGGCCGGGTCGATCGTCACCTGGGGCAGGATCTCGCGCGCCGCCGCGATTTCCTGTTTCAGTTTGCCGGTTTCATCGGCATACTCGGCGCGAAATGCTTCCGGATGTTCGCGGAAGCGACGTGCGCGCCGGTAAATCTCCAGTCGCTGATTGCGATCCATTAATGGCGCCACCCATACCCGCAACCCGAACCGATCAAGAATCTGCGGGCGGAGCGCCCCCTCTTGTGGATTCATCGAACCGATCAGCACGAATTGCGATGGATAGAGCCGCGTCATCGGTCCACGCCGCACAAAGGTGCGCCCCTGCGCCGCCGCGTCGAGAATAGCATCGACGACCCGCGCATCGAGCAGATTGACCTCATCGATGTACAGCACGTTGCGATGCGCGCGCGCCAGGACGCCTTCTTCCAACATGACCCGCTGCTGTTCGAGCGCCACGCGCTCATTAATGCCGCCCACCACATCTTCCATGCGCGCGTTGAGCGGCAGTTCGATGATGCGCATAGGGCGACGGCGTTTGACCGGGGCGCCCGCTTCGTCGGTTTCTTCGATATCGACCAGCGGCATCACATCGAGCAGCCCGCGCACCGCAGTCGTTTTGCCAACGCCGTAAGGACCGATCAGCAGCACACCTCCCACCTGCGGATTGATCAACGCCAGCACAAGCGCCGTTTTCAACTCCGCCTGACCGACAATCGCCAGGAATGGGTAGGGCAGCACGTCGTCCATACCGGCACTCACAAGAGTTCAATGTCGGCAGCAAGAATTTCGAGGTCGGGGCGTTCTTCTTCGATCCAGCGCAACACCGCCTGGATCTGCCCTTCGACATAATCGCCCGATCCCGACACGCAGGCGATGCCGATGACGGCGCGCCCATGATTGTCGTGCGCATCGACCTCGGTGACCGACACATTAAAGCGGTTGCGCATTCTGCCCAGCAACGATTTCACAATGCTTCGCTTCTCCTTCAACGAGCGAATGCCGGGCAGACGCAGGGTGACCATGCAGGCTGCAACAATCATTGCTCGAATGCGATCGGGTTAGTTCCACGACCAGGGCCATGCATCGCCAGCGCGTCGGCGAGCAGTGCGCGGGAGCAGAGCGATCTCCACATTAAGCATCCCGGTCACTTCACGCAGGCGCGTGGCGACATCGCTCTCCAGCCAGCGCTGTTTCCGCTGATTGTCCACACGGAAGCGATGCGCCAGCCAGTAGGAGAGTTCAACGGCATCGACCGGCAACTCCTCATAATCGTACTCTCTTCCGGTGACACGCGTCATGGTCTGCCAGTACTGTTCATAGGTCTGGCGCAGTCTGGTGATTTCTGCGCCCGAAAGGGTTGACGTGTCTTCTGCCAGTTGCGACACCGAGGCGACGAGATACGGTTGGTGCTGAATGATGTATTGCACACGGAAGCGACGTTGCCCCTGGGCAATCAGCAGGTAACGCCCATCATCGAACTGCTGGCTTTCGGTGATGCGCGCAATCGTGCCGATCTCAAAGGGAACGACCGCCTCACGCACGATGTCGTCCTCCTCCACATTCAACTGACGACGCAGACTACGAATGAAGGGGTCGTCGGGGCTGACCTCGCTGCCAGAGCGGAGCAGCACGACCCCGAACGGTTGCTGCTGC
This region includes:
- a CDS encoding alpha/beta fold hydrolase — translated: MSMIVIDNQTVHYEVFGRGRPVLFLHGWMGSWRYWYPTIEQVEKQYRAYSFDFWGFGESRRKSTTESIGNYSRQVIRFLDALGIDKVMLVGHSMGGMVALKTALDAPTRIAKVVTVGAPIVGDSLSWFLKLMYYRPIANTFANAPWLRRFLFRHFLGETSDPAVQEILDDSLKSSAVTLQRSIASMLHTDLRPEIGRLAVPALIVHGGRDEIVNPNQADLFHHVPPAQVVVMPKSRHFPFLDEPDQFNTLLLGFLGHDSSSSFRSSFRQPVINASFPAHKPAID
- a CDS encoding FmdB family zinc ribbon protein, whose translation is MPLYEYQCSDCAREFDALRPIHRADEIIDCPACGSRRVQRKISIIALKIDAASPRSGGACCGGSCGCASRSDTTD
- a CDS encoding sugar phosphate nucleotidyltransferase, whose product is MKVIIPTAGLGTRLRPHTYSKPKPLVSVAGKPVLGHILDTLTRFPIDEMIFITGYLGNQIADYVTSNYKIPARFIEQTELKGQAHAVYLAREVVDGPTLILFVDTIFEADLSCLTEQDIDGAIFCKEVDDPRRFGVAFTKDGFITRLVEKPVTDESKLAMIGLYYIRDIQWLMRAIEVLMLRNIQTKGEYFLTDALQLMVENGARFTAPTVDVWEDCGKPETVLQTNRYLLDHGRDHVDASRLDGSIIIPPVYIDDTARVINSIIGPYVSIAAGAIVKDSIIRDSIINRDAQIVSATLQSSLIGDHAVVLGDFRELNVGDSSEIRYGRPAH
- a CDS encoding P-loop NTPase family protein, translated to MLHFPSPVGDGAVGMAGEGQRKAFQYGLRPPLLRLSNRDNWDASWGEQELIQRMAALAHTAGLPFSRTLIVAYYVSLKTNPFVVLTGIEGAGKTELATLFAETLLGHGSPQYALINGDSSWLGATGDQRSFRSLFDHFTSLRFLELLQEAADPGSAGKVFVVCFDGMHPAEVNYYFTTLLSVDEEGRTRLRLPGVSEDERPIVPANVSITATVNTAEGVGVLSADVLRRAGVIAFRARRSTQVFWHPPTPAPVGLQRLWLRAGRRDAAAAREHLFQIIGSTQWNRMGCSEPLAVALRRAGMALTPRLRQDVMLYVANSFDAEGRGLFDPDDVLRNTQIAFDHQVAQRLIWRLHDVPDPMLTYLMSDPDRLPPLAWAG
- a CDS encoding ATP-binding protein, which produces MDDVLPYPFLAIVGQAELKTALVLALINPQVGGVLLIGPYGVGKTTAVRGLLDVMPLVDIEETDEAGAPVKRRRPMRIIELPLNARMEDVVGGINERVALEQQRVMLEEGVLARAHRNVLYIDEVNLLDARVVDAILDAAAQGRTFVRRGPMTRLYPSQFVLIGSMNPQEGALRPQILDRFGLRVWVAPLMDRNQRLEIYRRARRFREHPEAFRAEYADETGKLKQEIAAAREILPQVTIDPAAERFAIDCIQRLAIPSHRAEIALFEAARARAAADFRLTATIDDIRHVAILALRQRRSVQIDEYAAALALEDAAIERVIARDGAAPSRRRSRKKTSSAHEGGVTLPMPAEAAGQDRSSDT
- a CDS encoding DUF503 domain-containing protein, encoding MVTLRLPGIRSLKEKRSIVKSLLGRMRNRFNVSVTEVDAHDNHGRAVIGIACVSGSGDYVEGQIQAVLRWIEEERPDLEILAADIELL
- a CDS encoding LON peptidase substrate-binding domain-containing protein, coding for MKLPLFPLHTVLFPGAPISLHIFEERYRLMIGQCLAQQQPFGVVLLRSGSEVSPDDPFIRSLRRQLNVEEDDIVREAVVPFEIGTIARITESQQFDDGRYLLIAQGQRRFRVQYIIQHQPYLVASVSQLAEDTSTLSGAEITRLRQTYEQYWQTMTRVTGREYDYEELPVDAVELSYWLAHRFRVDNQRKQRWLESDVATRLREVTGMLNVEIALLPRTARRRAGDAWPWSWN